In the Haloferula helveola genome, one interval contains:
- a CDS encoding DUF3472 domain-containing protein, with amino-acid sequence MKPVILAAAGLAAVAPLLAAEWSVPAGGNTFRTAPAPGPGVSRDGSVRWSDKEGVFSIYVHLDRPAALELSLKAKSPDGSSKIRTAVRDQSFETTLTADGSDEHPLGKVEVPKAGYLRIDLQGIERTGSGFAIVRELGISSDTEGLQLDFVKSNEGNMFYWGRRGPSVHLGYQLPRDRKIRHAYSEITVPEGEDPIGSYFMANGFGQGYFGMQVKSPTERWVLFSVWSPFKTNNPKEIPEEDRVITLGTGEGVRAQDFGHEGSGGQSFLTYPWKAGVTYRFLTEVIPDGKGNTTYTSWFGDKAADEWRLIASFRRPKTDTHYTGFHSFLENFAPDYGAIGRKALHGNQWARDTEGEWHELTRARFTADGTARGGHRLDYAGGTEDGVFFMRNGGFFDERVKFDQWFERESAPELKPEIDLDKLPQP; translated from the coding sequence ATGAAGCCCGTTATTCTCGCAGCCGCCGGTCTGGCGGCTGTCGCACCCTTGCTCGCTGCCGAGTGGTCGGTCCCGGCCGGAGGCAATACGTTCCGCACCGCACCCGCACCGGGCCCCGGCGTTTCGCGCGACGGCTCCGTCCGCTGGTCGGACAAGGAAGGCGTCTTCTCGATCTACGTCCACCTCGACCGGCCTGCCGCACTTGAGCTCTCCCTGAAGGCGAAGTCGCCCGACGGCAGCTCGAAGATCCGGACAGCGGTGCGCGATCAGTCCTTCGAAACCACCCTGACCGCCGACGGTTCCGACGAACACCCGCTCGGCAAGGTCGAGGTTCCGAAGGCAGGCTACCTGCGCATCGACCTGCAGGGAATCGAGCGGACCGGCTCAGGCTTCGCGATCGTGCGCGAACTCGGAATCTCGTCCGACACCGAGGGCCTCCAGCTCGACTTCGTGAAGTCGAACGAAGGCAACATGTTCTACTGGGGACGCCGTGGACCGTCGGTCCACCTCGGCTACCAGTTGCCGCGCGACAGGAAGATCCGTCACGCCTACAGCGAGATCACCGTGCCCGAGGGCGAGGACCCGATCGGTTCCTACTTCATGGCGAACGGATTCGGTCAGGGCTACTTCGGCATGCAGGTGAAAAGCCCGACCGAGCGCTGGGTCCTGTTCTCGGTGTGGAGTCCGTTCAAGACGAACAACCCGAAGGAGATTCCCGAAGAAGACCGCGTCATCACGCTCGGCACCGGTGAAGGCGTGCGGGCGCAGGACTTCGGACACGAAGGCTCGGGAGGACAGAGTTTCCTCACCTACCCGTGGAAGGCGGGCGTCACCTACCGCTTCCTCACGGAAGTCATTCCGGACGGCAAGGGCAACACCACCTACACCTCGTGGTTCGGCGACAAGGCGGCCGACGAGTGGCGGCTGATCGCCAGTTTCCGTCGGCCGAAAACCGACACCCACTACACCGGTTTCCATTCCTTCCTCGAGAACTTCGCGCCCGACTACGGAGCCATCGGGCGCAAGGCGCTGCACGGCAACCAGTGGGCACGCGATACCGAAGGCGAATGGCACGAACTCACCCGGGCACGCTTCACCGCCGACGGCACCGCCCGCGGCGGCCACCGGCTTGACTACGCCGGCGGCACGGAGGACGGCGTTTTCTTCATGCGCAACGGCGGCTTCTTCGACGAGCGCGTGAAGTTCGACCAGTGGTTCGAGCGCGAGTCCGCCCCCGAACTGAAGCCCGAGATCGACTTAGACAAGCTGCCGCAGCCGTAG
- a CDS encoding DUF7133 domain-containing protein, with the protein MTRRILIPIALSGTALAIPEGFEIHDFAGPPNADYPAAITVAPNGDVYVSSDQNGSLGKQKDMGRIIRCRDTDGDGKADDFVHFVPTIDSPRGGHIVGDTLYLIHPPYLSSFRDTDGDGVADEKKLLVTGFGGGIEHPRGADHTTNGVRMGIDGWLYVSVGDFGMADAKGADGKRYTLFGGGVARVRPDGSELEPYALMTRNICDTAISPTLDLFSRDNTNDGKGWNTRFHHYTALGDHGYPRLYKNFADEAIQPLADYGGGSGTGGLWVDEPGLPGEFGNMLYSCDWTTGNVYYHKSKREGASFSIEQEVFHKTPRATDIDVDGFSRLYIADWRGGKFNFAGKGKPVGMIQQVTATGDGGAKYEDVTKADDAKLVTLLASASGVQRFEAQREILRRGKKPAFAEGVFGIAKDTKQSVEARVAAVFTLKQLYGTESTRYIAELVADDDLREFALRAMTDRLTELEGVPVDAYTKALTDPNARVVLQALVGLQRLGAKDAAPAILQASTDWSEQGSSPRLAHTAVATLTSLANVPALIAGAEDTAQRKIALGALQHIHSTEAVDSLLALIGRTGDAELRFAGLSALARLHYDEKPWDLKMWWGTRPDDRGPYYETVDWERTPKIRTALERGYTMVPEALRSTYLDTLAKNRIPVSELKLEGLDPVMAALGASKPTDAQIGLLINAAKNPKLPFPRRVECYKALNRGPAQSVTVSRLAVLAEWSQEKGLPDEVGQHIDDFVNETERGAEVNKLRQLAAKQSDAVSRIAWKSLLTVLNSPLAKDKWKEEVKKHIDKNPREVGFFLALADLKLPGFEKQIEVGLSFDNDELIAAAKAAKEATASAASAGKKVAELSPEEVTKAAMSGHGDVETGKRLFTAQGCIACHAVDPQAEQKGPYLGSAGSKFTRDYLIESILDPNKVVSQGFQTSMITMKDGATHMGFVTAEADGIVEIRNIAGQVTKLKRADIAKDDHLPQSMMPPGLAGNLSLEEFISMIDYLGSLQTKGG; encoded by the coding sequence ATGACTCGACGCATTCTGATCCCGATCGCCCTTTCCGGCACCGCCCTGGCCATTCCCGAAGGCTTTGAAATCCATGACTTCGCCGGCCCGCCGAACGCCGATTACCCGGCCGCGATCACCGTCGCTCCGAATGGCGACGTCTACGTTTCCTCCGACCAGAACGGCTCGCTGGGCAAGCAGAAGGACATGGGCCGGATCATCCGCTGCCGGGACACCGACGGCGACGGCAAGGCCGACGATTTCGTCCACTTCGTCCCGACCATCGACAGCCCCCGCGGCGGCCACATCGTCGGCGATACCCTTTACCTGATCCACCCGCCCTACCTCAGCAGCTTCCGGGATACCGACGGCGACGGCGTCGCGGATGAGAAGAAGCTGCTCGTCACCGGCTTCGGTGGCGGCATCGAGCACCCCCGCGGTGCCGACCACACGACCAACGGCGTGCGGATGGGCATCGACGGCTGGCTCTACGTGTCGGTCGGCGACTTCGGCATGGCCGACGCAAAGGGCGCCGACGGCAAGCGCTACACGCTCTTCGGCGGCGGCGTCGCACGCGTCCGTCCCGATGGCTCGGAACTCGAGCCGTACGCGCTGATGACCCGCAACATCTGCGACACCGCGATCTCCCCCACCCTCGATCTTTTCAGCCGCGACAACACCAACGACGGCAAGGGTTGGAACACCCGTTTCCACCACTACACCGCGCTCGGTGACCACGGTTATCCGCGGCTCTACAAGAACTTCGCGGACGAGGCCATCCAGCCGCTCGCCGACTACGGTGGCGGATCCGGAACCGGCGGCCTGTGGGTCGACGAGCCCGGCCTCCCCGGTGAGTTCGGCAACATGCTCTACTCCTGTGACTGGACGACCGGCAACGTCTACTACCACAAATCCAAGCGCGAGGGCGCGAGCTTCAGTATCGAGCAGGAGGTCTTCCACAAGACGCCGCGCGCGACGGACATCGACGTCGACGGCTTCTCGCGTCTCTACATCGCCGACTGGCGCGGCGGGAAATTCAACTTCGCCGGCAAGGGCAAGCCGGTCGGCATGATCCAGCAGGTCACCGCGACCGGCGACGGCGGCGCGAAATACGAGGACGTGACCAAGGCGGACGACGCCAAGCTCGTCACGCTGCTTGCATCCGCTTCCGGCGTGCAGCGCTTCGAGGCCCAGCGCGAGATCCTCCGCCGCGGCAAGAAGCCGGCCTTCGCCGAAGGCGTGTTCGGCATCGCCAAGGATACCAAGCAGAGCGTCGAGGCACGGGTCGCCGCGGTCTTCACCCTCAAGCAACTCTACGGCACCGAAAGCACCCGCTACATTGCCGAGCTGGTGGCCGACGACGACTTGCGCGAGTTCGCGCTGCGCGCCATGACCGACCGTCTCACGGAGCTCGAAGGAGTTCCGGTGGATGCCTACACCAAGGCCCTGACCGACCCGAATGCACGGGTCGTCCTGCAGGCCCTCGTCGGACTCCAACGCCTCGGTGCCAAGGATGCGGCGCCGGCCATTCTACAAGCTTCGACCGATTGGAGCGAGCAAGGCAGCTCTCCCCGTCTTGCTCACACCGCGGTCGCCACTCTGACATCCCTCGCGAACGTGCCGGCCCTGATCGCCGGCGCCGAGGATACCGCCCAACGCAAGATCGCGCTCGGCGCGCTGCAGCACATCCACTCGACCGAGGCGGTCGACTCGCTGCTCGCCCTGATCGGTCGCACCGGCGACGCCGAACTTCGCTTCGCCGGTCTCTCGGCTCTGGCGCGGCTGCATTACGACGAGAAGCCGTGGGACCTGAAGATGTGGTGGGGCACCCGCCCGGACGACCGCGGACCGTACTACGAAACCGTCGATTGGGAACGGACGCCGAAAATCCGTACCGCTCTGGAGCGCGGCTACACCATGGTCCCCGAGGCCCTGCGCAGCACCTACCTCGACACCCTCGCCAAGAACCGCATTCCGGTCTCCGAACTCAAGCTCGAGGGTCTGGATCCGGTGATGGCCGCGCTCGGCGCATCGAAGCCGACCGACGCGCAAATCGGACTACTGATCAACGCCGCCAAGAATCCGAAGCTCCCCTTCCCCCGCCGCGTGGAATGCTACAAGGCACTGAACCGCGGCCCTGCGCAGAGCGTGACCGTTTCGCGTCTCGCGGTGCTCGCCGAGTGGAGCCAGGAAAAAGGCCTGCCGGACGAGGTCGGGCAGCACATCGATGACTTCGTCAACGAGACCGAGCGCGGTGCCGAGGTCAACAAGCTCCGACAGCTCGCCGCCAAGCAGAGCGACGCCGTCAGCCGCATCGCGTGGAAGTCGCTGCTCACGGTGCTGAACAGCCCGTTGGCCAAAGACAAGTGGAAGGAAGAGGTGAAGAAGCACATCGACAAGAACCCGCGTGAAGTCGGCTTCTTCCTCGCGCTGGCCGACCTCAAGCTTCCGGGCTTCGAGAAGCAGATCGAAGTCGGACTTTCCTTCGACAACGACGAGCTGATCGCGGCCGCCAAGGCGGCCAAGGAGGCGACCGCGTCCGCCGCAAGCGCCGGCAAGAAGGTCGCCGAGCTGTCTCCGGAAGAAGTCACCAAGGCGGCGATGTCCGGCCACGGCGACGTCGAAACAGGCAAGCGTCTGTTCACCGCCCAAGGCTGCATCGCCTGTCATGCTGTCGACCCGCAGGCCGAGCAGAAAGGTCCTTATCTCGGCTCCGCCGGTTCGAAGTTCACCCGCGACTATCTGATCGAGTCGATACTCGATCCCAACAAGGTCGTCTCGCAGGGTTTCCAGACCAGCATGATCACGATGAAGGACGGCGCGACCCACATGGGCTTCGTGACCGCCGAGGCCGACGGGATTGTCGAGATCCGCAACATCGCCGGCCAGGTGACCAAGCTGAAGCGCGCCGACATCGCCAAGGATGATCACCTTCCGCAGTCGATGATGCCGCCCGGTCTGGCCGGCAATCTCTCGCTCGAGGAGTTCATTTCGATGATCGACTACCTCGGCTCGCTCCAAACCAAGGGCGGCTGA
- a CDS encoding nucleotidyltransferase family protein has protein sequence MIRKAFLLGAGLGTRLRPLTDRLPKPLVPLFHRPLVEWAMDACAAAGIEEFAINTHHLPECWRQLGGDWEYEGGSPWTGENAVAAESARWNGLPVTLFHEPDLLETGGGIRNISAWVGDDDVLVHNGDIYASLPLDRLISAHEASENVVTLALRSEGVAKHIAIEGGQVVDIREMLGRTPGTHVFSGIYVFSPQLLDRIPPGEKISVIPAFLELAKEGRLGGVVLDDGVWFDLGDQESYLAAHRELGLTEPVHPAAEVSETALIEASVVGPGAVVGAGAALRDAVVWPGARIGEGETVEHAVVTP, from the coding sequence GTGATCCGCAAAGCATTCCTGCTCGGCGCCGGCCTCGGAACGCGGCTGCGTCCGCTCACCGACCGGCTCCCGAAACCGCTGGTTCCGCTGTTCCACCGGCCGCTGGTCGAATGGGCGATGGATGCCTGCGCTGCGGCAGGGATCGAGGAGTTCGCGATCAACACCCACCACCTGCCGGAATGCTGGCGCCAACTTGGCGGAGATTGGGAGTATGAGGGAGGCTCACCGTGGACGGGTGAGAATGCCGTCGCTGCCGAGTCGGCCCGTTGGAACGGGCTTCCCGTGACGCTTTTCCACGAGCCGGACCTGCTCGAAACCGGGGGCGGGATCCGGAACATCTCGGCCTGGGTCGGCGACGACGATGTGCTGGTTCACAATGGCGACATCTACGCCTCGCTGCCGCTGGACCGGCTGATCTCCGCTCACGAGGCATCGGAGAATGTCGTGACCCTGGCACTCCGTTCGGAGGGCGTGGCCAAGCACATCGCGATCGAGGGCGGACAGGTCGTCGATATCCGCGAAATGCTCGGCCGCACTCCCGGCACCCACGTTTTCAGCGGGATCTACGTCTTTTCGCCGCAACTGCTCGATCGGATCCCTCCCGGCGAGAAGATCTCGGTGATCCCCGCCTTTCTTGAGCTCGCAAAGGAAGGCCGCCTCGGCGGAGTCGTGCTGGACGACGGGGTGTGGTTCGATCTGGGGGATCAGGAGAGCTATTTGGCAGCACACCGCGAGCTAGGATTGACCGAGCCGGTGCATCCGGCGGCGGAGGTTTCGGAGACGGCCCTCATCGAAGCTTCCGTGGTCGGTCCCGGGGCGGTTGTGGGTGCCGGAGCAGCACTGCGTGACGCGGTCGTCTGGCCGGGAGCCAGAATCGGCGAAGGTGAGACCGTCGAGCATGCGGTCGTGACGCCGTAG
- a CDS encoding KpsF/GutQ family sugar-phosphate isomerase, with protein sequence MDHVSHGRRVIEMEATALQQIAARLGESFAEAVGMLKDVLDRRGKIVVVGIGKSGNIGHKIAATLNSTGSTAVVLNSQNALHGDLGILSDGDAVIALSYSGETAELLDLLPHIKRFDVKLIAMCGRPDSTLSQHSTVTLDTSVEREACPLNLAPTSSSTAMLVMGDALAMVLLEARGFTEEEFARFHPGGALGRALLTRVSDIMRAGDGLATVAEGATVHDALVAMTDARSGACVVLKPDGALAGIFTHGDFARSYQQDAGVGGKPVADLMTRNPISVSGDALAAEAVKTIGAHRIDDVVVLDSAGKPVGLIDTQDLARLKIV encoded by the coding sequence ATGGACCATGTGAGCCACGGCAGGCGGGTGATCGAAATGGAGGCGACCGCCCTCCAGCAGATCGCCGCGCGTCTCGGCGAATCCTTCGCGGAGGCCGTCGGCATGCTCAAGGACGTGCTCGACCGCCGGGGGAAGATCGTCGTTGTCGGCATCGGCAAGTCCGGCAACATCGGCCACAAGATCGCCGCCACGCTGAACTCGACCGGTTCGACCGCGGTGGTGCTGAACTCCCAGAATGCACTCCACGGCGACCTCGGGATCCTTTCCGATGGTGACGCGGTCATCGCGCTCTCCTACTCCGGTGAGACCGCCGAGCTCCTCGACTTGCTGCCGCACATCAAGCGTTTCGACGTCAAGTTGATCGCGATGTGCGGTCGGCCTGACTCGACCTTGTCGCAACATTCCACGGTGACCCTCGACACCTCCGTCGAGCGCGAGGCCTGTCCGCTCAATCTGGCTCCGACCTCGTCCTCGACCGCGATGCTGGTGATGGGCGACGCGCTGGCGATGGTCTTGCTCGAGGCCCGCGGCTTCACCGAGGAGGAATTCGCGCGCTTCCATCCCGGCGGAGCGCTCGGCCGCGCCCTGCTGACGCGGGTGTCCGACATCATGCGTGCCGGTGACGGGTTGGCGACGGTGGCTGAGGGCGCCACGGTGCACGATGCTCTGGTCGCGATGACCGACGCCCGCTCCGGCGCGTGTGTGGTGCTGAAACCCGACGGCGCGCTGGCCGGCATTTTCACTCACGGCGACTTCGCCCGCAGTTACCAGCAGGATGCGGGCGTCGGCGGCAAACCGGTGGCCGACCTGATGACCCGTAATCCGATCAGCGTTTCCGGGGATGCGCTGGCCGCCGAGGCGGTGAAGACGATCGGTGCGCACCGGATTGACGATGTCGTCGTGCTCGACTCCGCCGGCAAGCCGGTGGGTCTCATCGATACCCAGGACCTCGCGCGGTTGAAAATCGTTTAG
- a CDS encoding M48 family metalloprotease yields MNRQQYNELVTKIERRYEGRPVPLLRKALFYVWFSYGYLALVLIVSVTVLAGLVALVIFKPNYATIKLGLIIGVVFGALFLSIVKGLWVKMSPPDGIPLKKQDAPELFALLDQLREQVAPVKFNSVLVNGDFNAAVVQVPRLGIFGFYRSYLLLGLPLLQTLGTDEFKAVLAHEFAHLSNRDGSSGSWLYRIRRSWEQMISNVAESGGRGSFALRPFVSWFWPRFNAHAFVLSRLQEYRADALGAEFAGTEAMGRALQRIELRGRWLEESVWPDVFRRVNHESAAPGEVFQFLATRSSEEIPADQSSEWLEHAYLRPTDHSDTHPALLDRLRSLDAVPPEIGQGVYKDLPPVGKTAAAELLGGREKDLMESLSKDWQTGMAIPWKARHDEVRKIRSELGPEEEVETAEDAWKWAAAMMDIEDDGAAMPWIERVLGMDPQHVGARFVKGRHLLTQGNADGVSLLEEVMQEDRGLGMEVLGLLHGHYTRTGNVEELKEITRRADNLDEFYEIAERERQGVNKSDTLKPHSLSPDMIRRCAKIFEGEESIAEVHVAGKEVEHMKNVPMHAVSLNLTGSFFKLKSGNADQELVNRVVEALPIEGTFLVFVNHKDQKWLGKRVAEQPGSLIYPVPE; encoded by the coding sequence ATGAATCGGCAGCAATACAACGAACTCGTCACAAAGATCGAACGCCGCTACGAAGGACGCCCCGTGCCGTTGCTTCGCAAGGCGCTGTTTTACGTCTGGTTCAGCTATGGCTACCTGGCGCTCGTGCTGATCGTCTCGGTGACGGTCCTCGCCGGGTTGGTGGCCTTGGTGATCTTCAAACCCAACTACGCGACGATCAAGCTGGGTCTGATCATCGGGGTGGTCTTCGGAGCCCTGTTCCTCTCGATCGTGAAGGGGCTGTGGGTGAAGATGTCTCCGCCGGATGGGATCCCTTTGAAGAAGCAGGACGCTCCGGAGCTTTTCGCCCTTCTCGACCAGCTTCGCGAGCAGGTGGCTCCGGTGAAATTCAACTCGGTGCTGGTCAATGGCGACTTCAACGCGGCCGTCGTGCAGGTGCCGCGCCTCGGAATCTTCGGCTTCTACCGCAGCTATTTGCTGCTGGGGTTGCCACTGCTCCAGACGCTCGGAACCGACGAGTTCAAGGCGGTGCTCGCGCACGAGTTCGCCCACCTTTCGAACCGCGACGGCAGCTCCGGCTCGTGGCTCTACCGGATCCGCCGGAGTTGGGAACAGATGATCAGCAATGTCGCGGAGAGCGGCGGCCGCGGATCGTTCGCGCTCAGGCCTTTCGTCTCCTGGTTCTGGCCGCGCTTCAATGCCCACGCCTTCGTGCTTTCCCGTCTGCAGGAGTACCGGGCGGATGCGCTGGGCGCCGAGTTCGCGGGCACCGAGGCGATGGGCCGGGCCCTGCAGAGGATCGAACTGCGCGGCCGTTGGCTGGAGGAATCGGTATGGCCCGATGTCTTCCGCCGGGTGAACCACGAGTCGGCCGCGCCGGGCGAGGTGTTCCAGTTTCTCGCCACCCGTTCCTCGGAGGAGATCCCGGCGGACCAGTCGAGCGAGTGGCTCGAGCACGCCTACCTGCGCCCGACCGATCATTCCGACACCCACCCGGCGTTGTTGGACCGGCTGCGATCGCTGGATGCGGTTCCTCCGGAAATCGGGCAAGGGGTCTACAAGGATCTTCCGCCTGTCGGCAAAACCGCGGCGGCGGAGCTTCTTGGCGGCCGCGAAAAGGACCTGATGGAGTCCCTCAGCAAAGACTGGCAGACCGGAATGGCGATCCCTTGGAAGGCCCGTCACGACGAGGTGCGGAAGATCCGCTCGGAGCTCGGCCCGGAGGAGGAGGTCGAGACCGCCGAGGATGCTTGGAAGTGGGCGGCCGCCATGATGGACATCGAGGACGACGGCGCGGCGATGCCGTGGATCGAGCGCGTGCTCGGGATGGATCCGCAGCATGTTGGCGCCCGGTTCGTGAAGGGTCGGCATCTTCTCACCCAAGGCAATGCGGACGGGGTGTCCCTGCTTGAGGAGGTCATGCAGGAGGACCGTGGGCTTGGCATGGAGGTGCTCGGTCTGCTGCACGGGCACTACACCCGCACCGGCAATGTCGAGGAGCTGAAGGAAATCACGCGCCGCGCGGACAACCTCGACGAGTTCTACGAGATCGCCGAGCGCGAGCGCCAGGGCGTGAACAAGTCCGACACCCTGAAGCCCCACTCGCTTTCACCCGACATGATCCGCCGTTGTGCGAAGATCTTCGAAGGCGAGGAATCCATCGCCGAGGTCCATGTGGCCGGCAAGGAAGTCGAGCACATGAAGAATGTCCCGATGCATGCCGTGTCGCTCAACCTTACCGGGTCGTTTTTCAAGCTGAAGTCCGGCAACGCCGACCAGGAGCTGGTCAACCGGGTCGTCGAAGCGCTCCCGATCGAGGGAACCTTCCTCGTCTTCGTGAATCACAAGGACCAGAAGTGGTTGGGCAAGCGGGTGGCGGAGCAACCCGGCTCGCTGATTTATCCGGTTCCTGAGTGA